Below is a window of Chaetodon trifascialis isolate fChaTrf1 chromosome 17, fChaTrf1.hap1, whole genome shotgun sequence DNA.
CATCCCAACTGTTGGACTTGAGAAAAGAGGCCCTAGGTCTAAAGCTGCTCCACTCTGTCACTAAGGGGTATTGGCCAATCCAAATGTGATGCTGCACTTGAATGGCGGTGGACCAATAGCATGAGACATGGAGGCCTGTTTTTGTTGTAGCTAATATTAAATTTCCCCCTttctgccccctccctccataTTTTACTATTTCAGCTTCACAGATGAAGAGCCCGGAGAAAAAGAAAGCGAGGAAATCCACCACTCAGGTAATGGCTGTTGAGGCAACATTTTCTCAGTATGTGACGTGAAATCGGAAGGCTAAAATGGGAATTTTAATCATGTGGTGTCAGAAAAGCTATTGTGTAAACAAAAATGCTGTATTGTCTTCTTTGTTTTAGGCGGCAGGGTTCTCCCACCTCACTGAATTTGCACCCCCTCCTACTCCCATGGTGGACCACCTGGTCGCCTCCAACCCGTTTGACGATGACTTTGGACCCCCATCCCGACCTAGTGGAGCAGGTGGTCCAGGTACTGCTCCATTTCTTCCCAGTCCAggcgcaggaggaggaggtgggtatggaggtggaggcagaatGGCTGGAGGCATGGGCTTCATGGGAGGCCCAGGAGGACCAGGTGGCGGCCAGCCTGGGCGGCGGCCACCATTCGGCCCTCCATCCAACGCTGGACCTCACCACCAGCTAGGCTTTGGAGGAATGCCTGGCTTTGGAGGTGGCGGTGGAGGAGGTagcgggggaggaggaggaggtggtggattCCCCCCTGGTGGCCCTTCTCAGTTCAATATGCCACCAAATTTCAGTCCACCCATGCACCCCGGGCCAGGTTTCAATCCCATGTTGTCTCCAGGGGCTATGGGAGGTCCTGGAGGAGGGGGCCCACCCCATCCTCGTTTTGGCATGcccccacagcagcagcatggacaGGGTGGACACCCATTCAACAGCCCACCATTACCTGGTGGTGGAGGCCCCAGAGGGCCCCCACATGGCCCCCTGCCTCCCATGGGAGCCGGCATGGGTCCCGGGATGAATATGATGGCTGGCATGGGTGGTGGTCCTGGAGGCAACATGGTGGGAGGCTTGCCAGGTATGCCCCCTCAAGGACAGTTCCCTCCCTCACAGGATGGGCCCTACCCTGGCCCCAGTCCGCCAGGACCAGGCAACGAGGATGGAAAGAACTTCGGTGGAGCAGGGGCACCACCTGggccgcagcagcagcaacagcagcagcagcaacagcagcaacagcttaACCTAAATCCCAACGGCCCCCCTCCAAATAATACCACTCCAGGCCCTCCACCTAACTCTGGCCCACCACAGCCAGGGGCAGGCTTCCCTGGCCACCCCGATGTCCAGCAGCCGAACGCCAACACACCTGGTCAGCCTCCCTCAGCACCGCCCCAGCCTAACCCCAACTCTTCTCCTACTGGTCCCTTGAATGGATCAGGCCAGCCCCAGCATCCACCGCCCAGTCAGCTGCAGCCTCCCAGTAACACAAACACCCCCAACTCTAACAACTctactcagcagcagcagcagcagcagcagcaacaatcCACTCCACCTAACTCTGCCCCTGGCTCCACCCCTTACAACCAGCAGAACAGCACTCCTGGTGCTGGTGGTCCCATGCCAAATGCAGCCCCCAATTCAGGTCAGAACAACATGACCAACAACAATGGAGGCAACACTCCTGGCAGCAACCCCAACCCCCCCTCTaactccacctccaccccaaACACCCAGTCTCCCCTGCCCCCTGGCCCTGCCGCCCCCTCAACTGGGCCTGGTTCTGGTCCTGGAAAGCTCGGCGGCCCCGGGATGGTCTTCCCCTGTGGCCTCTGTATGGCGGAGGTGCATGACGATCAAGATGCCATCCTGTGCGAGGCATCGTGCCAACGCTGGTTCCACCGTGACTGCACAGGCCTGACAGAGCCGGCGTACGGGCTGCTGACTCGAGAGAGCGCTGCTGTTTGGGCCTGTGACTTCTGTATCAAGACCAAGGACATCCAGGCTGTGTTTGTGCGCCAGGGATTAGGCCAGCTGGTGGCAGCTAATGAGAGTTGAGGAGTGGATGACAAAGGAGCGACGTGGACATGTGGACACAAATAAGGACAAATGGAGACATTCTTTGCTCTGATTTAATTGAATGACCTGAGTGTCATGTCAGCTTCTTGCCCAGCTTTCTCTTGACTAGCCCTTTACTTGTTCACTACACGGAGAAACACACTCATTGGCGTTCATGCTTATATATAGCACTTTGAGTGACTCTAGGCAAATGCTTTTTCCTCCCCCCTGAAAGGAGTCAAATCATGATGAATGTTAAACTACACAGTCCTTCAGACATCTAGCCTGCCAACCAGCAAAGCACTGACACCAACACACTACCTCACACACTTTGTGACTGACTGGCACGGGGGCTCCcgcactgactgactgtgattGACTGACCGCACTCATGCACCATATGAGTatgacatgcagacacacacaaacccacgtTAGCCGGCGAAGGTAATGCTGAAATATTCCCCTGCTGTGTAGTGATAGAATGACTCACAGCATTAAcatatttttttagtttttcacGGCTTCTATTCAGGGGTGGGCGATATGACTTAAAGTTTATATCACAacgttttggggttttttttctttgttttttacattgaCGGTAATATATCAcagtattacaaaaataaaagggataCTCCACTCAAAACATGATTCTACCTCTTCACGCAATTAACAATGTATGGCAACATATtttaagagaggaaaaacatctATTTATTGGCTTCCAATAAGACTGAAAATGAGGTATaggtctacatgtgttttgggAGGAGTAGCCTGCACCATATTGTGggttaattagtaaatgtaatgtcaTTCATTCTCGAGTTAGACAAGGAGAAGGATTAGGAATGtcagcagcatttatttggcagaaaacccaaagtacaTAAGTACAGCAGTCAGTGTACCACAGGGCATATCTGTCAAAGACATTTAcatactgtagcagcagcagcaaggttCACGCAGTTTGTCTTGACTGGCCCCGAATATTAAATGCGCAAACATTGCTCCACCATGTGTGTCTACAGTAGATGCTACTAGCCACATTAGCCGCGGAACGTGCTAACGCCAAATTCAGTAAAGCgacataaaaatggcaaaacttgGAGGTTAGGAACTGGTGTTGATCCATCCTTGAGCTTCATTTTGAAGCGAATACTGGTCTGGATTGGCCCTCAGAGCAGTGTGGAGGGAAAAGATTAGCACGCATAGCCGAAGTATTTATTCCAGTTGTTATGAAGACATTTCCATCATGTCAGTCTACTGCAACTTCCTCACATGGAGTAAATTAAGACTTTTGTTTTGGAAAAGTTAGCGTGCGTTGCTCTTAATATTACCTTCCATGTCTTCGTGCTACCAGAATCTGCATTCTAGCGAGGAATAGTAGTTCCTGcatgtaactccagttctgaTTATGTGTATAACCCTCTGTTTGCATGTTATCGCAGTCTCAGTCAGTCACATTATTTTTGATAAAACATTTATCACGGTATTGACTGTGTTGCGAAATCAGTGTGACAGAGCGTGACACTGGCGACAAAACTGGTATACCGCCCACCCCTACTTTTGATTAAACCGGACATTATCTATCAAATCTTTAcaattggggaaaaaaagattttgaaagTTCCTGAAAAGCAAAAAAGGACTTAGGTTTAATTTATTAATAGCTTCACAGCTTTATTTGCCATTAAAATGCTTTATTCAGGCACTATCccatttttagccttttttctggaagcaagtgaaagaaaatggaaaaatacatcAGTATACAGTGTGACATCTCGATCATGTTGAGAAACATAGAtcatctgtggaaaaaaaaaattctcttgTCAATTcctgcacctgcacacacacacacacacacacacacacacacacacacacacacacacacacacacacactttgactctGTACTACTTCTGTCATTTTGTACCCAGTGCTGATTAATCCAAAGGGAGACCCATGCCGATTTCATCCACACCTCACAGAGAGGATTTTACCACCAAAATAGTTGTAAATATTAGGACAAGACATTTGTCTGGAACTCCCATCAGCTGCGAACATGCTGGAGAGTTGACCAATGAACAAAATAATAAGTTGAACGTATGTGTCTTGGTTGTGTACAGTATGCCGTTTTGGTttttatacagtacatttgaGTCAAccctttctttttatctctgcAGTACACATGAATTGTGAAATCAGTGCTTTTGGATGGTGTTGGCATAGCAAGTAGTGACATCATGTCATATCAGATGTGCATAGTcctttttgaaaaaacaaaacaaacaaaaaaaagcagggGAGGGGGTGCATGTGAACCAATGCAGTAACTGAtctgtttatgtttatattcTGGCCTCTGTATCGCAAGAGGCCTTGAAGTAGACCAAATAACTTAAGAGCGAAAAATACccacttttcacatttctgtcGCGGTATAAGGTGTTTATAACtattcttccctctctttccttattttactttattcaaTGTCCAAGTTGCCTTTCTGTTCTTGCTCTGTCAGCTCTTCCTTTTTGATTTTGTACTGGTATTTGTGCTGTGCTCTTGCTCTGCTCTGGCGCCTCTTGGTGGAAGCCGGAGGAACCAGCGAGTCCCACACCTGGTGGAGAAGGGAAAGGTACTGAACTCTGAAGTAAagacagatattttttttgtacttgtccatgtctgtttttattcacattttttaatttgtctgcTAATTGTTGTATTAAAATGAGGGTTGGAAAACCCAGTGAAACCGATAACAATCTAATTTCTTTGTCATAATGCTCAGTAGCTTTATTGACTGTATTAACGGGGACGAGGACGTTGTGTTAAAAGGTTTTATTCACAGTTTACAGTgagattcatttaaaaaaaaaagattttgtgaAGCTTTTATTAGTGATGATTCTCAATCCTGTTGTTgatttgttaaaaataataatttcattgGGAGTTTCCTGAAAAACATGTAATTTAAAAACAGTGTTCAGTTAGTACAGGACAGATTAATTCTACTGAAATGCTAAGATAGCACAACCAAGAACACTTTATTCGGAGCACAGCAGGTCAAAGCAGTTAAAATTGTTGAGAGGTTAACAAACAAGCAGGAATAATAAAATTTCCAGTGATAATTAATGTTAAATAATCATCTATGCGGGCTGTTCTTACAGGGACTGAATGAAACCTCCACAGTGATTATCCTTTTGCTGTATACAGATGTCAGCTCcactgacaaaataatctcaagAGCTGAGTGTAAATCATTTTGAGCATAAATAACATGATGTCCactgagtttttaaagtcagtACAGTCATGCCTTGTTTTTATTCTAACACGCAGTTAAACGCTCATATAAGCAGCAGTGCAGCTATAGAAAAGTAAATTACCATGTTGACTAAttgccttttttccttcttgCCTCAGCTGTATTTCAGCATTGGATATGACTGTAGCCCAGTGCTGCCGTGCAAACGTTTTCAGATTAATTGAGAAATTGTTCCCCATAACACCGCTGAGGAAATGGGTCACACACGCCCTGCAACAACGCGTGTGCGCGGAGATGAAACTGAGCCCGCAGCAGGCGCCGCCTCTCGGGGAGCCTCCCACCAATGGACTCGCTTCTGAGGCGGGACGATGACTATCCGATGTGTTGGCAACAGGTTGCACTGGCAGCCGGGAGGGAGAAATTTCCCGATGTCCTCGGTTCATTGAGAAACATCTTCCTCATCCCACCAAACAGTGGAAGAGagccgctgccgctgctgtgAAGCTGACACGGGAGTCCTGACTGAAGAGGCAGGGACATTTTGGCATTCGGATCATCTTTACAGGTGCAGTAGAAGAAGTATCCTAGTGTGACTGTTtacacagctgctgcctgtttACTGTACATTCACTTTTGTGGGGAAAGCGCTGAGTGTCTGAGCGACCTGCTGTAAGCTCTGTTGTGCTGAGCGGGCGTTTTGGCGGAGACACCTGTGGCTCTGAGACTGGATTTGGCAGCCATGCTCAGGTCTCTCCTGCTCACCACAATGACCGAAATCAAGCATCTGGTGAAGGAAAAGCTTCTGTTGTTGGCTGACATGTTTTCAAAGGTTTGGTTGcggctatgtgtgtgtttgtgtgtgtgcgcgcgctgcTACTGCTGCCTATAATTGGATCCGACTGCGCTGCGTAAAGAGGATATGAGAGGTTATTATAGAAGGTAAAGGCTTCAAATAGGATGCACTGGGAGGCAGGTGGGTCTGTTGATCACCTTGTTGTTCTGCCTGTGGTCCCAGTGGCGCGAGCAAGCAACCTATTGGTGGTTTcgacgcgcgcgcgcgcgcaccgATACTGACTGACCGGATAGGTGGGTGTGACGCAATTAATCCAGGAGCAGACAGGTGCTTAGCAGGATGCTCTTACTACGTGTTTTCCCGTCGAAAGCGTCTTTATTTGACACATTTACATGAGTTTATCAGTCAGGATGCGTAAATTATCGAACATCTGCCAAAGAAGGCCATAATGTGGGCTTTGTCTTGGTTGGGCGGCTGTAATAAAAAGTCAGATTAGCCTCTTATCCTCGTGGATAACCGCTATCTCACCAGCTGTTGGAGGGTGTTGCTGTTCTCTGATCTGTTTCAGTTACATTCAAAATAAATTGCTCCAGAAATAGCCCCGACCTGAGATGAGTGCTCCGGGGCAAACTTGGAGCTCACTCTGAGGCGTTTAGGTAAACATGTGGCtactcggggggggggggggggggctagtGTGAACATGGTGTTGACATTTTACACAAGGGACCCTCCACGCACCTCTCCAACACAGCccacaggaacatgaatgattgcatataatatatatatatatatattttttaaagaaaatgtactATAGTGACCCCAAAAATAAATGCTAAGGATTAAAATGGCAcgtttttaaaatgtgaaataggCTTCAGTATTATGATTTATTGACATGTTCATAGTGTCTGAATCTGAATTATTTATTCCAAGCAAATTCTACTTAAAAACTACAACAAAATTAGTTTATCCAGGTTCTGTACAGGTGAAGAGATACATCTGGTGTAATGCACAACAGTCAAACACAGTTCATTGCGTTCACACCGTTTTGACTGTATCAGATGATCATGTGCATAGGTTTGACATTTTATGATTAATGAATTtatttcagaaacattcattaaGGTCGCAGCTAATGGTTATTTTCacgatcaatcaatcagttggctgtaaaatgttttgtccaaccaacagtctaAATTCTAATGATTTTAAACTTTCATGACAAATCCATCAATCAGCAAAATATGTTAATGTTTATTGATTAATCTACTAGTTTCAGTTGACATTGCTTGCGACCAAATTACCCAGCATCACAGTAACTCGTCTTCTTGTTCAGACACCCGAGGGGCAAAGAGAAAGTGTGGGAGAGAGTTGAAGATGAGACGTGTGGtaggaagcagagggagggtgcaggagcagaggagcggGAGCGGTGCCTGCTGGGTGAGGAGAAAGGGAAGAGCGATGGCAGATAGGCCCGTTGGGCGACATTCCTGTCTCTGTTGACACAGCCAGTCCTTgtgacaagagagagagagaggaggtgaaccAGTTGTCACCAAGCAGTGCTTGGCTCCTGGCTGCTGAATGTCTACAACAACTGAGCCTTTGTTGAACTTTACCTGAGAAAATGTTTACACCTGGGATCTTTCTGCATGACCAGTGATCCTCAGCTGAGCGCCGAGCACCTTGGCTATGTTAACACAGATCATCATATAATCCTTTTTTAAAAGATTTTCCAGCATAGCTCAGGAGTAGCACAGTTTTTTACCCTGCAGCTCATTCTTTTGATGTCCAGCATGCAGCACGGTCTGCAAAGCCAGTTGCTTGTTGTTGGgaattaatttgtttttgtatttttcagtcCCCGGTTTGTCGTCTTTTCATCAGTCTCTTCACTTCTTATTTACTGCCTGTTTTCTGCATGTGTAGGCTTTACACTTAACGCTGCCCTAGTTCTCAGTTTCCTCTTAATCTGTCCTTATTAATACAAATGCAAACCACGCGCAATGCCGAGTGTAAGGGAACGTCTGGAATCCTAAGAATGTTTTTTAGCAAAGACAAAGGCCGACTTTGAGTCACCGATCTAACCTCGTTGCCAGTCGAGGTGCTTTGTGTTACACTATAACCAGCTGCCAGTTAGCGTCGGTTACATTTTAATTTGCGTGAGAGACACATCTGTGAGTGCTGTAGGTGTGGACAAAGGAACCAGACTGGGGTTGAAGTATCATGATGAGCTCTGCAAAGCAGCTTTAACAGCGCTTGAATGCAAAAAATGCTTTCatgtgacagcagcaacagaagtGTTTTAACGGGATTCCACATCTCTTAGTGCTTTCCTGCCACTTGTAGAGCCACTGAGAGGAGCGATGCTTATAAGACGGACTTTCTCCGACCAGATGGGGTATGCACAGCAGGTTTGTGCATATGCCCGTGCACACccttgcatgtgtgtatgtgctcgCACTCCAGCcggtgtgtgtgcctgcacagCTCAAAGTAAACAGTCTACGCCTGAGTGACTCTACTCTGAAGTCTGGTGACCGGGGAGACTCTggcaaaggcagagagagggagagaggggaggccCATTCCTGACATAGCCCCCAGTGTTTAATGCTCCACAGCGTCTGGACAATAGGAGGAGTATTCACCTTCTCATATTCATCGCTGAGCTCATTTTCAGAGCATATAAGGTGGAAGCGTTCTGCTAACGCTGCAGCTGACTGAGTTGGTAAAATGTAATCTATAACCCCTGCAAATATTTTGATAGTGGATTGatgctttcagtcatttttcaagaaaacaatCCAAATGCATGCAATTTCCATTCcaggatttgatgtttttctttgtcatgtatGATACAACACGATATTTTTGGATATTGGACTGATGGATAGATTCAAAAAGTGAGCTGGTGACATGAcgtgacattttaaagactaaTCAAGGAATAATGGTCACATTAATCGATACAGAAATTATTGTTAGCTGCAGGCGTatttgaatataaaacaatgaaaaagatTCAGTGTCATTTAAAGAGGCTCAACAGCTGTGTAGtctttcacttcagtgtagtCGGAGGAGGACCATTAGACAAAATTGATAAAAGAATGATCAAAGTCAAAGCAACAGAGGCCGAGATATCCTGATCTTTCATATGGGTAAAGCTCCAAAAATGTTGGATCCTGCATTTCCCATCACACTACGAATAGCATGATTTTGTCTGCTAAATGctcacatctttcaaactctATGCCTCTGGTGTGTAACGCAGACTTTCTTTTATACAGTCTCCAGTGACAAACAGAGGTAAGCCTGGAGACATCACCGGGTTTGTTTTCTCACACTTTAGAAAGCTCATCCAGAAACACGAAAGACTTAATGCAACTTTTATCGCAAAAGTGAGCCGTGCTGAGTCATGATTTTACACGTGAAGGTCAGTCGGCTCGtcctcattctttcttttctctatcAACAACCTTCACACGGTGCTGGTACAGAAAAAGACACTGAACACATTTGTAATAATGTTAATAGTAATGGCTGAGGACCAGTTGATTTTCTTTGCTCGTGTTTCATCTGGGCAGCCTTTGGTTGAAAATCTGGTTGTGGATCTGGTTTTGTTTATAGCTTCAGAACTTTCGATTCTATCGTGTGTGTATTGAACAGAGATACTTCTGACCTTTCAACACACTTTGTCAGTATCAGGGCTTCTTTTGATACTGTGGCCTCCAGTAGAGCAAACATTTCAagtcaaacacatacacaccttctGTGTACAGTCTTTGTTCCATTTAGATCTTTGGCTCCCTGACTGGCTGTTTGAATACATACCAAAAACTCAGTCAACCTCATGTccttttttgtgtctttaatgATGGTTGAACACAATTAGCCGCCTATGTAAACTAGAGGCAACATATTGATTACTTTGTTCCACCCACTCACActccttttctctgcttccCCTGCCTTCCAAACACACCCTCTGAAGAAAAGTAGGTCTGAACCTGCATGAAGAGGCTCTGAGTGCCCCGGTGGCGTGTTTGACATGACATGAATACAGCTTCTTCTGGTTGAGAAGGAATTAAACctgcagagcagccagaggTGATGTCTGCTTCATCAAGATATACCAGTAATCTGACACGTTAGCCGAGTCAGAGTAACTTCCACCTGGGAAGAAGTGGGAAATTTACACAAAAGCTAAGAAAACTGTATTAAGGAGAGACACATGCAGGTTTAAAGGAGGCATCTGAGAGAGTGCTTGTAATGCctggaaacagacaaaagcaaagagaacTAAGGCACATCTTAACAGTGCAGAGGTTGAAACAAAGAGCCTGGGTATGTCGTCCTCTGCAGGTCTCTGTTGTGGAACAGATACAAATAAGGGCCtcagcacatacacatgcatggtTAGCTTTCTCATGGCTTTCAAAACGTGATCCACTGATTCACCTGATTTGcatttctgctctttctctccttcctgtctgtccaggcTGCTTGCACCGAAA
It encodes the following:
- the pygo2 gene encoding pygopus homolog 2 isoform X1; the encoded protein is MAAESGRLLAGQGKRKASQMKSPEKKKARKSTTQAAGFSHLTEFAPPPTPMVDHLVASNPFDDDFGPPSRPSGAGGPGTAPFLPSPGAGGGGGYGGGGRMAGGMGFMGGPGGPGGGQPGRRPPFGPPSNAGPHHQLGFGGMPGFGGGGGGGSGGGGGGGGFPPGGPSQFNMPPNFSPPMHPGPGFNPMLSPGAMGGPGGGGPPHPRFGMPPQQQHGQGGHPFNSPPLPGGGGPRGPPHGPLPPMGAGMGPGMNMMAGMGGGPGGNMVGGLPGMPPQGQFPPSQDGPYPGPSPPGPGNEDGKNFGGAGAPPGPQQQQQQQQQQQQQLNLNPNGPPPNNTTPGPPPNSGPPQPGAGFPGHPDVQQPNANTPGQPPSAPPQPNPNSSPTGPLNGSGQPQHPPPSQLQPPSNTNTPNSNNSTQQQQQQQQQQSTPPNSAPGSTPYNQQNSTPGAGGPMPNAAPNSGQNNMTNNNGGNTPGSNPNPPSNSTSTPNTQSPLPPGPAAPSTGPGSGPGKLGGPGMVFPCGLCMAEVHDDQDAILCEASCQRWFHRDCTGLTEPAYGLLTRESAAVWACDFCIKTKDIQAVFVRQGLGQLVAANES
- the pygo2 gene encoding pygopus homolog 2 isoform X2, with protein sequence MKSPEKKKARKSTTQAAGFSHLTEFAPPPTPMVDHLVASNPFDDDFGPPSRPSGAGGPGTAPFLPSPGAGGGGGYGGGGRMAGGMGFMGGPGGPGGGQPGRRPPFGPPSNAGPHHQLGFGGMPGFGGGGGGGSGGGGGGGGFPPGGPSQFNMPPNFSPPMHPGPGFNPMLSPGAMGGPGGGGPPHPRFGMPPQQQHGQGGHPFNSPPLPGGGGPRGPPHGPLPPMGAGMGPGMNMMAGMGGGPGGNMVGGLPGMPPQGQFPPSQDGPYPGPSPPGPGNEDGKNFGGAGAPPGPQQQQQQQQQQQQQLNLNPNGPPPNNTTPGPPPNSGPPQPGAGFPGHPDVQQPNANTPGQPPSAPPQPNPNSSPTGPLNGSGQPQHPPPSQLQPPSNTNTPNSNNSTQQQQQQQQQQSTPPNSAPGSTPYNQQNSTPGAGGPMPNAAPNSGQNNMTNNNGGNTPGSNPNPPSNSTSTPNTQSPLPPGPAAPSTGPGSGPGKLGGPGMVFPCGLCMAEVHDDQDAILCEASCQRWFHRDCTGLTEPAYGLLTRESAAVWACDFCIKTKDIQAVFVRQGLGQLVAANES